From Cygnus olor isolate bCygOlo1 chromosome 7, bCygOlo1.pri.v2, whole genome shotgun sequence, a single genomic window includes:
- the JMJD1C gene encoding probable JmjC domain-containing histone demethylation protein 2C isoform X2, with amino-acid sequence MAVETRPELVGKRFLCLGGNGGGEEPAESGRWRAGVIRAVSQRDSHSVELAVYVEFDDLEWEKREWVKVYEDFATFLVEYQLVWAKRKDPSQTQGSKIKQIQWPALTFKPLVGKSVYNSITAVEFLVDKQLDFITEDSAFQPYQDDVDSLNPVLRDNPQLHEEVKAWVKEQKVQEIFMQGPYSLNGYRVRVYRQDSATQWFTGIITHHDLFTRTMVVMNDQVLEPQNVDPSMVQMTFLDDVVHSLLKGENIGITSRRRSRSNQNSNTVHGHYTRAQANSPRPAMNSQTAAPKQNSHQHQQQRNTRPNKRKGSDSSMPDEEKMKEERYDYIGRGENPKNKNKHFLSKRRKPEEDEKKLNMKRLRTDNISDYSESSDSEISNKRLTDSSSEQNSENELKSKNTSKINGEEGKSQTIEGAEQTLTDRRSPWDEIQEDKTREETERLKSSVLDQQEKPSLHAAEQPTAYEQNSKDPHVQECNAEKHHAAELKNEQFVPRPPTPKCVLDTTNENKSEKESQDNAASTFGLQTVQKTESHSSDLKQQFATANFLEARKQDADQSWVSCVVNKMDLIQPGVVKALPVNEHLNPEKEKVQYGSFMSSLNVASLAEESKLRKQSPVPDSVKSKPSASVDHPKTKSPDVKPKFTQSSDTVKSKVSSQNSHTTGLTRSANKTDHDLPRSSFHPVPARVSALEATKSPLIIDKNEHFTVYRDPTLIGQETGTNHISPYLHQHNYPLHSSSHRTCLNPNAHHPALTGSSHLLAGSSTQTPLSAINTHPLSTAPHHSVHHPHLLPAVLPGVPAASLLGGHPRLETAHASSLSHLALAHQQQQQMLQHQSPHLLGQAHPSASYNQLGLYPIIWQYPNGTHAYSGLGLPSSKWVHPETPVNAEASLRRNTPSPWLHQPTPVTSADSLGLLSHIPVRPSSADPLRPLKLAAHSSPPLSKSIVEHHKEELERKAFIEPLRSVTTAPIKTELEQSRTQTAKESHMQRHFADPMLNQLPRPPQETGERLSKYKEEHRRILQESIEVAPFTAKIKALEGERENYSRVTSLSSSPKSHSVKYEKDAERSVSELYKMKHSVPQSLPQSNYFTTLSNSVVNEPPRSYPSKEASSTYVEKQSNCPSTAASSQSLPSYISSLSKPPPLIKHQPESEGSASKIPEQLSQSVQSHSVNSFRNDSRSPTQLSVSSSNTLRSMPALHRAPVFHPPVHQNLEKKESSYSSLSPPTLTPVQPVNAGGGKIQELQKPPTLVPEPKEAQTVYKGTSEQNLSEMWKSNNTPNNEKVDWHVERMSGKSQSATASVIVRPPSSTKYDSVAVMQSASKDRASERSSAVTNQADCLKTAEARETGRIILPNMNSDSARTQYEKKFPAVSQGSVPRSVTPTTTMICSTKTDVTASAATTTSVSSWGSSEVTYSLSNTVLACAPLECAASRAASQVAAQAQECKVSAPAPTTPAPGKTGSAAQPGSGFSTSTDFVHLKKHKAALAAAQFRSSNTSETEANSVKNQTFSTSLPLDSAIVCNTINKANSVGSGQTSQTSQPNYHTKLKKAWLTRHSEEDKNTNKKENSGNSVSEIIKPCTVNLIASTSNDLQNNIDSKILADKFVKEDKHPRRKAKRTYESGSESGDSDESESKSEQRTKRQPKPTYKKKQNDLQKKKGDAEEEVKPNGVLSRSAKEKSKLKLQSSSNSTGIPRSVLKDWRKVKKLKQTGESFLQDDSCSEIGPNLQKCRECRLIRSKKGEEPTHSPVFCRFYYFRRLSFSKNGVVRIDGFSSPDQYDDEALSLWTHENYEDDELDLETSKYILDIIGDKFCQLVTSEKTAMSWVKKDAKIAWKRAVRGVREMCDACEATLFNIHWVCQKCGFVVCLDCYKAKERKSSRDKELYAWMKCVKGQPHDHKHLMPTQIIPGSVLTDLLDAMHNIREKFEIKSHCQCTSKQNTQAGKLPAMNGVSQVLQNVLNHSNKISLCMPESQQQNTPQKSETNGNTSPRSDVSTDSKLTPPESQSPLHWLADLAEQKAREEKKENKECPSGKHSKEEKDQDNLESQNCRSSPPASQNNEQGSTLRDLLTTTAGKLRLGSTDAGIAFAPVYSTGTPSGKSGRTMPNILDDIIASVVENKIPPNRAPKMNVKSEIKDEPKDDRKCIQDDGNKLYSDIQYSWICDKHVLWLRDHKNINNWKLFKECWKQGRPVLVSGMHKKMNFSLWKAESISLDFGNQQADILNCKDSIISNTNVKEFWDGFEDVSKRQKVKNGETALLKLKDWPSGEDFKAMMPARYEDLLKSLPLPEYCSPEGKLNLASHLPGFFVRPDLGPRLCSAYGVAATKDHDIGTTNLHIEVSDVVNILVYVGIAKGNGVLSKSGVLKKFEEEDLDDLLRKRLKDSSELPGALWHIYAGKDADKIREFLQKIAKEQGLEVLPEHDPIRDQSWYVNKKLRQRLLEEYGVKTCTVIQFLGDAIILPAGALHQVQNFHSCVQVTEDFVSPEHLVQSFHLTQELRLSKEEINYDDKLQVKNILYHAVKEMVRALKIHESEMEDMEEN; translated from the exons GACGACGTAGACAGTCTAAACCCAGTTCTCAGGGATAACCCGCAGTTACATGAGGAAGTAAAAGCCTGGGTAAAGGAACAAAAGGTTCAGGAGATTTTTATGCAAG GTCCGTACTCCTTAAATGGTTATAGGGTGAGAGTGTACAGACAGGATTCTGCCACCCAGTGGTTCACTGGGATCATTACTCATCATGATCTCTTCACCCGCACTATGGTTGTTATGAATGACCAG GTGTTAGAACCTCAGAATGTTGATCCTTCTATGGTTCAGATGACCTTTCTAGATGATGTTGTTCACTCTTTGTTGAAAGGTGAAAATATTGGCATCACTTCACGCCGGCGGTCTCGTTCCAACCAGAACAGCAACACAGTTCAC gGTCATTATACACGTGCACAAGCAAATAGTCCCAGACCAGCAATGAATTCCCAAACTGCAGCACCAAAACAGAATTctcaccagcaccagcagcagaggaacacTCGGCCAAATAAGAGAAAAGGCTCAGATAGCAGCATGCCTGATGAAGagaagatgaaggaagaaagataTGATTACATAGGTCGAGGAG aaaaccccaaaaacaaaaataaacatttccttagtaaaagaagaaaacctgaagaggatgaaaagaaattaaatatgaagaGACTGCGGACAGACAATATCTCAGATTACTCTGAGAGCAGTGACtcagaaatttcaaataaaagattAACAGATTCGTCCTCAgagcaaaattcagaaaatgagtTAAAAAGCAAGAACACTTCAAAGATAaatggagaagaaggaaaatccCAAACCAttgagggagcagagcagacacTAACAGATAGGCGGTCTCCGTGGGATGAAATACAGGAGGATAAAACACgtgaagagacagaaagactGAAGTCATCCGTCTTGGATCAGCAGGAAAAGCCTTCACTCCATGCGGCAGAGCAGCCAACAGCTTATGAGCAGAATTCCAAGGATCCACATGTTCAAGAGTGCAATGCAGAAAAACATCAtgctgcagaattaaaaaatgagcaGTTTGTACCCAGACCTCCTACTCCGAAATGTGTTCTTGATACAACTAACGAAAACAAGTCTGAAAAGGAGAGCCAGGATAATGCTGCAAGTACCTTTGGTTTGcaaacagttcagaaaacagaatCGCACAGCAGTGATTTAAAACAGCAGTTTGCAACTGCAAATTTCCTTGAAGCACGAAAACAGGATGCTGATCAAAGTTGGGTTAGCTGTGTTGTTAACAAAATGGATTTGATACAACCTGGGGTTGTGAAAGCATTACCAGTAAATGAACATTTAAatcctgaaaaggaaaaagtgcagTATGGCTCGTTTATGTCTTCGTTAAATGTAGCTTCTCTAGCAGAAGAGAGTAAACTGCGTAAACAAAGTCCAGTCCCTGATTCTGTGAAGTCCAAACCTAGTGCTTCAGTTGATCATCCTAAAACAAAGTCACCTGATGTTAAGCCTAAATTCACCCAATCTTCTGATACTGTGAAGTCTAAGGTTAGTTCCCAAAACAGCCATACTACTGGATTAACAAGGTCAGCCAATAAAACTGATCATGATTTGCCTAGGTCTAGTTTTCATCCAGTTCCAGCTAGAGTTAGTGCTCTAGAAGCTACTAAAAGTCCTCTTATCATTGACAAGAATGAACATTTCACAGTGTACAGGGACCCCACTCTGATTGGACAAGAAACAGGAACTAATCACATTTCACCTTATTTGCATCAGCATAATTATCCTCTGCATTCCTCATCCCACCGAACCTGTTTAAATCCAAACGCTCATCATCCTGCATTAACTGGTTCATCCCATCTGCTAGCTGGGTCTTCAACTCAGACTCCCTTGTCCGCTATTAACACTCACCCCCTTAGTACCGCACCTCACCATTCTGTTCATCACCCTCATCTACTTCCTGCAGTGTTACCTGGAgtgcctgctgcctccttgCTGGGTGGCCACCCGCGACTAGAGACTGCTCATGCTAGCAGCCTAAGCCATTTGGCATTagcacaccagcagcagcaacagatgTTACAACACCAGTCTCCACATCTTCTCGGACAAGCTCATCCTTCTGCTTCCTATAATCAGCTAGGGCTTTATCCAATTATTTGGCAGTATCCAAACGGAACACATGCTTACTCAGGACTCGGTCTGCCCTCCTCGAAATGGGTCCACCCGGAAACTCCTGTTAACGCGGAGGCTTCCTTGAGAAGG AATACTCCCAGTCCGTGGTTACACCAGCCCACCCCTGTGACCTCAGCTGACAGCCTTGGATTACTGAGTCACATTCCTGTGCGACCGTCCAGTGCAGATCCCCTTCGGCCTCTCAAACTGGCAGCGCATTCTAGCCCACCATTGTCCAAAAGTATAGTAGAGCATCACAAAGA AGAGCTGGAGAGGAAAGCATTTATCGAACCTTTACGTTCCGTTACAACTGCACCAATAAAGACAGAGTTGGAGCAAAGCAGAACACAGACAGCAAAGGAGAGCCATATGCAGAGACATTTTGCAGATCCAATGTTGAACCAGCTGCCAAGGCCACCACAGGAGACGGGGGAGCGACTGAGCAAATACAAAGAAGAACATAGACGGATACTCCAAGAAAGTATTGAAGTTGCTCCTTTTACAGCTAAAATAAAGGCactggagggagagagagagaactacTCTAGGGTAACATCCTTATCTTCGAGTCCCAAAAGCCATTCAGTAAAATATGAGAAAGATGCAGAACGCTCTGTGTCAGAACTGTATAAAATGAAGCATTCGGTCCCACAGAGCTTGCCGCAGAGTAACTATTTCACCACCTTGTCTAACAGCGTAGTAAATGAACCACCGAGATCATACCCATCCAAGGAAGCTTCAAGTACGTATGTTGAGAAGCAGAGTAATTGTCCTTCAACAGCAGCTAGTTCCCAGTCTCTTCCTTCttacatttcttctctttcaaaacCTCCCCCTTTAATTAAGCACCAACCTGAGAGCGAAGGCTCTGCAAGCAAGATACCTGAGCAGCTTTCACAATCAGTGCAGTCTCACTCAGTCAATTCTTTTAGAAATGACAGCAGAAGCCCTACTCAGCTGTCAGTCTCATCTTCAAATACGCTCCGGAGTATGCCTGCCTTGCACAGAGCCCCCGTGTTTCACCCCCCTGTGCACCAGAACCtagagaagaaggaaagcagctaCAGCAGCCTTTCGCCTCCCACCCTGACTCCTGTTCAACCCGTTAATGCTGGTGGTGGTAAAATACAAGAATTGCAGAAACCACCAACTTTAGTCCCTGAACCTAAGGAAGCTCAGACTGTTTACAAGGGCACTTCTGAACAGAATTTATCCGAAATGTGGAAGTCTAACAACACCCCGAATAACGAAAAAGTGGACTGGCATGTTGAAAGAATGAGCGGAAAGTCGCAGTCCGCCACGGCATCTGTTATTGTGCGTCCTCCTTCTAGCACGAAATATGATAGCGTAGCCGTAATGCAGTCAGCTTCCAAAGATCGAGCCAGTGAGAGATCTTCAGCTGTGACAAATCAAGCAGATTGCCTGAAAACAGCGGAAGCCAGAGAGACTGGAAGAATAATTCTGCCAAATATGAACTCAGACAGTGCTCGCACACagtatgaaaagaaatttccaGCTGTCTCGCAAGGCAGCGTTCCTCGTTCTGTCACCCCTACCACAACTATGATCTGCAGTACTAAAACGGATGTAACTGCATCAGCGGCTACGACTACCAGCGTGTCAAGCTGGGGCAGCTCCGAAGTGACTTACTCCTTATCGAACACGGTCTTGGCCTGCGCGCCGCTGGAGTGTGCTGCCTCGAGAGCGGCAAGTCAGGTGGCGGCACAGGCCCAGGAATGCAAGGTCAGCGCCCCGGCGCCAACTACGCCCGCCCCTGGCAAGACCGGCAGTGCTGCTCAGCCCGGCTCGGGATTCTCCACCTCCACCGACTTCGTCCATTTGAAAAAGCACAAGGCAGCGTTGGCTGCAGCTCAGTTTAGAAGTAGTAACACCAGTGAGACAGAGGCCAACTCTGTGAAAAATCAGACATTTTCAACCTCTCTCCCCCTAGACAGTGCTATCGTCTGCAATacaataaacaaagcaaactcTGTAGGCAGTGGGCAAACTTCCCAGACAAGTCAGCCAAACTACCACACTAAACTGAAAAAGGCTTGGCTAACAAGACATTCAGAGGAAGATAAAAACACTAATAAAAAGGAGAATTCAGGGAACAgtgtttcagaaattattaaGCCATGTACTGTCAATTTAATAGCTTCTACATCAAATGATTTGCAAAATAACATAGATAGTAAAATCTTGGCAGATAAGTTTGTGAAGGAAGATAAGCACCctaggagaaaagcaaaacgAACTTACGAGTCTGGCTCTGAAAGTGGAGACTCTGATGAAAGTGAGAGCAAGTCAGAGCAAAGGACTAAACGGCAGCCCAAGCCAacttacaaaaagaaacaaaatgatttgcagaaaaaaaagggtgaTGCGGAGGAAGAAGTAAAACCGAATGGTGTCCTTAGTCGGAGtgccaaagaaaaaagcaagctgaAGTTACAGAGCAGCAGTAACAGCA CTGGTATACCTCGCTCAGTGTTAAAAGATTGGCGCAAAGTGAAGAAGCTGAAGCAAACAGGAGAGTCCTTCTTGCAGGATGATTCTTGCTCTGAAATAGGACCAaatttgcagaaatgcagagaatgTAGGCTAATAAGAAGCAAGAAAGGTGAAGAACCAACTCACTCACCAGTGTTTTGTAGATTTTACTACTTTCGACG gTTATCTTTTAGTAAGAATGGAGTGGTTAGGATAGATGGTTTCTCCTCTCCTGATCAATATGATGATGAGGCGCTGAGTTTATGGACACACGAAAACTATGAAGATGATGAACTGGACCTAGAAacttctaaatatattttagatatcATAGGAGATAAATTTTGTCAGTTGGTAACATCCGAGAAAACAGCCATGTCCTGGGTGAAGAAAGACG ccaaaaTTGCATGGAAGAGAGCGGTGAGAGGAGTCCGTGAGATGTGTGATGCATGCGAAGCCACATTATTTAACATTCATTGGGTCTGCCAAAAATGTGGATTTGTGGTCTGCCTGGATTGTTAcaaggcaaaggaaagaaaaagttctaGAG ATAAGGAGTTGTATGCCTGGATGAAGTGTGTGAAGGGACAGCCTCATGATCACAAACACCTGATGCCAACACAAATTATTCCAGGCTCTG TTTTGACAGATCTTCTAGATGCTATGCACAATATTagagaaaaatttgaaattaaatccCATTGTCAGTGTACCAGCAAGCAGAACACGCAAGCTGGCAAGCTCCCTGCAATGAATGGTGTGTCTCAG GTTTTGCAGAATGTCCTTAATCACAGTAATAAAATTTCTCTGTGCATGCCTGAGTCTCAACAGCAAAATACCCCTCAAAAGTCTGAGACAAATGGTAATACAAGTCCAAGGAGTGATGTGAGCACAGACAGCAAGTTAACACCCCCTGAATCGCAGTCACCGCTGCATTGGTTAGCTGATCTTGCAGAGCAGAAagccagagaagaaaagaaag agaaCAAAGAGTGTCCTTCTGGAAAACAttcaaaggaggagaaagaccAGGATAATTTGGAGTCCCAAAACTGTCGAAGCTCCCCTCCTGCATCCCAGAACAATGAGCAGGGCTCAACCTTACGAGATTTGTTAACAACAACAGCAGGCAAACTGCGTCTAGGTTCTACAGATGCTGGTATTGCTTTTGCTCCAGTTTACTCTACAGGAACACCA aGTGGCAAGAGTGGACGGACTATGCCAAACATTCTCGATGACATAATTGCTTCAGTGGTAGAAAACAAGATTCCACCAAATAGAGCGCCAAAGATGAatgtaaaatctgaaataaaagatgagcCAAAGGATGACAGAAAATGTATTCAGGATGACGGCAACAAGTTGTACAGTGATATTCAGTATTCTTGGATCTGCGATAAGCATGTTTTGTGGCTCAGAGACCATAAAAACATTAACAACTGGAAGCTTTTCAAAGAGTGCTGGAAACAGGGGAGG CCTGTTCTAGTGTCCGGTATGCATAAGAAAATGAACTTCAGCCTGTGGAAAGCTGAGTCAATTAGTCTAGATTTTGGAAACCAGCAAGCTGATATCTTGAATTGCAAAGACAGTATTATTTCAAACACCAACGTCAAAGAGTTCTGGGATGGTTTTGAAGATGTTTCAA AACGGCAGAAAGTAAAAAATGGGGAGACAGCTCTACTAAAATTGAAAGATTGGCCTTCTGGTGAAGATTTCAAGGCTATGATGCCAGCAAG ataTGAGGACTTACTGAAAAGTTTACCCTTGCCTGAATACTGTAGTCCAGAAGGAAAACTAAATTTGGCTTCTCATCTGCCAGGATTTTTTGTCCGTCCAGATTTGGGACCCAGACTATGCAGTGCATATG GTGTGGCTGCTACTAAAGACCATGATATAGGAACTACAAATCTCCATATTGAAGTTTCTGATGTAGTGAACATCCTTGTTTATGTTGGCATAGCAAAAGGAAATGGAGTACTTTCCAAATCAG GAGTACTGAAGAAGTTTGAAGAAGAAGATTTGGATGACCTTTTAAGGAAGCGGTTGAAAGATTCAAGTGAATTACCTGGTGCTTTATGGCACATTTATGCTGGCAAAGATGCTGACAAGATAAGGGAATTTCTGCAAAAG ATAGCAAAAGAGCAAGGCTTAGAAGTTTTACCAGAGCATGATCCAATACGTGATCAGAGTTGGTATGTGAACAAAAAGCTTCGCCAAAGACTTCTTGAAGAATATGGAGTAAAAACCTGTACGGTTATTCAGTTTCTTGGTGATGCTATTATTCTACCAGCAGGAGCACTTCATCAG